In Mycolicibacterium phocaicum, one DNA window encodes the following:
- a CDS encoding RidA family protein → MTVSDRLAELGIELPEVVAPLAAYVPAVRTGNLVYTSGQLPMQGGQLPAEGKVGGEVSAEDGKALARICGLNALAAVHALVGIDSVVRIVKVVGFVASAPGFNGQPAVINGASELMGEVFGPAGAHARSAVGVSELPLNAPVEVELIVEVV, encoded by the coding sequence GTGACCGTCTCCGACCGGTTGGCCGAGCTCGGCATCGAGCTGCCGGAAGTCGTTGCGCCCCTTGCCGCTTACGTCCCCGCCGTCCGTACCGGGAACCTCGTCTACACCTCGGGCCAGCTGCCCATGCAGGGCGGCCAGTTGCCGGCCGAGGGCAAGGTCGGCGGCGAGGTCAGTGCCGAGGACGGCAAGGCCCTGGCCCGGATCTGCGGCCTCAACGCGTTGGCTGCCGTGCACGCGCTGGTGGGTATCGACTCGGTGGTGCGGATCGTCAAGGTCGTCGGTTTCGTCGCCTCGGCACCGGGCTTCAACGGCCAGCCCGCGGTGATCAACGGCGCGTCCGAACTGATGGGCGAGGTGTTCGGCCCGGCCGGTGCGCACGCCCGCTCTGCCGTCGGGGTCTCGGAGTTGCCGTTGAATGCGCCGGTCGAGGTGGAGTTGATCGTCGAGGTCGTATGA
- a CDS encoding ArsA-related P-loop ATPase, with the protein MTSESTGRTHTGWPARLDQARLHFVTGKGGTGKTTVAAALALALAAGGRSVLLVEVEGRQGIAQLFDVPPLPYGEQKIATAEGGGQVNALAIDTEAAFLEYLDMFYNLGIAGRAMKRIGAVEFATTIAPGLRDVLLTGKIKEVVVRNGKTAKELKGQRPYDAVVVDAPPTGRISRFLDVTKAVSDLAKGGPVHSQADGVVKLLHSELTAIHLVTLLEALPVQETLEAIEELRELDLPIGSVIVNRNIPAYLSQEDLAKAAEGVVDADAVRAGLADAGITLSDSDFAGLLTETIQHATRMMARAESADQLDALEVPRLELPALPDGVDLGSLYELAEALEQQGVGTK; encoded by the coding sequence GTGACCTCCGAATCGACGGGCCGAACCCACACCGGTTGGCCCGCGCGCCTGGACCAGGCGCGCCTCCATTTCGTCACCGGCAAGGGCGGTACCGGCAAAACCACCGTCGCCGCCGCGCTGGCGCTGGCGCTGGCCGCCGGCGGCCGCAGCGTCCTGCTGGTCGAGGTCGAGGGGCGGCAGGGCATCGCCCAGCTTTTCGACGTGCCACCGCTGCCGTACGGGGAGCAGAAGATCGCCACCGCCGAAGGCGGCGGGCAGGTGAACGCGCTGGCCATCGACACCGAGGCCGCGTTCCTGGAGTACCTGGACATGTTCTACAACCTCGGCATCGCCGGCCGCGCCATGAAGCGCATCGGCGCCGTCGAGTTCGCCACCACGATCGCGCCCGGCCTGCGTGACGTCCTGCTCACCGGCAAGATCAAAGAGGTCGTGGTCCGCAACGGCAAGACCGCCAAGGAACTCAAGGGCCAGCGCCCCTATGACGCCGTCGTGGTCGACGCCCCGCCGACGGGCCGCATCTCCCGCTTCCTCGACGTCACCAAGGCCGTCTCGGATCTCGCCAAGGGCGGGCCGGTGCACTCTCAGGCCGACGGCGTCGTGAAGCTGCTGCACTCGGAGCTCACCGCCATCCACCTGGTCACCCTGCTGGAGGCGCTGCCCGTGCAGGAGACGCTGGAAGCGATCGAAGAACTGCGGGAGCTGGACCTGCCGATCGGCAGCGTCATCGTCAACCGCAACATCCCGGCGTACCTGTCGCAGGAGGATCTGGCGAAGGCCGCCGAGGGCGTCGTCGACGCCGACGCCGTGCGCGCCGGGCTGGCCGACGCCGGAATCACGTTGTCCGACAGCGATTTCGCCGGACTGCTCACCGAGACCATTCAGCACGCGACGCGCATGATGGCGCGCGCCGAAAGCGCCGATCAGCTCGACGCCCTCGAAGTGCCCCGCCTGGAACTGCCCGCGCTCCCCGACGGGGTCGACCTCGGCAGCCTGTACGAACTCGCCGAAGCACTCGAGCAGCAAGGGGTTGGCACCAAATGA
- a CDS encoding alpha/beta fold hydrolase, whose product MPPPDPSVVRIDGPWRHLQVHANGIRFHVVEAEGSEPEDRNADGSSNAERPLVILLHGFASFWYSWRHQLRDLRGARVVAVDLRGYGGSDKPPTGYDGWTLAGDTAGLVRALGHHSAVLVGHADGGLVCWATAMLHPRAVRGIALVSSPHPVALRSSTLTDKGQRAALLPAMLRNQVPWWPEHVLTRRGGAAVEQLVRSRAGAAWPASADFAQTAAHLRTAIQIPSAAHSALEYQRWAARSQVRGEGRRFMRAMKQRTAVPVLHLHGTADPYVLDDPVRRTQRYAPQTRFVSVPGAGHFAHEEQPSTVTSELSTFLHQLPG is encoded by the coding sequence GTGCCGCCACCTGATCCGTCGGTCGTCCGGATCGACGGTCCGTGGCGACACCTCCAGGTGCACGCGAACGGGATCCGCTTCCACGTCGTGGAGGCCGAGGGCTCGGAGCCCGAGGATCGGAACGCGGACGGGTCCTCCAATGCCGAGCGTCCGCTGGTGATCCTGCTGCACGGGTTCGCCTCGTTCTGGTACTCGTGGCGACATCAGTTGCGCGACCTGCGCGGCGCCCGGGTGGTCGCGGTCGACCTGCGAGGCTACGGCGGCAGTGACAAGCCACCGACCGGCTACGACGGCTGGACGCTGGCCGGGGACACCGCCGGCCTGGTGCGCGCGCTGGGACACCACTCCGCCGTGCTGGTCGGACACGCCGACGGCGGCCTCGTCTGCTGGGCGACGGCGATGCTGCATCCGCGGGCGGTCCGGGGTATCGCGCTGGTCAGTTCACCGCACCCGGTGGCGCTGCGGTCCTCGACGCTGACCGACAAGGGCCAGCGCGCGGCCCTGCTGCCGGCGATGCTGCGCAATCAGGTGCCGTGGTGGCCCGAGCATGTCCTGACCCGGCGCGGCGGTGCTGCCGTCGAGCAGCTGGTGCGCAGCCGCGCCGGTGCCGCCTGGCCGGCGTCGGCGGATTTCGCCCAGACCGCCGCGCACCTGCGCACCGCGATCCAGATTCCGTCGGCCGCGCACTCGGCGCTCGAGTATCAGCGGTGGGCGGCGCGCAGTCAGGTCCGCGGCGAAGGCCGGCGCTTCATGCGCGCGATGAAACAGCGCACCGCGGTGCCGGTCCTGCATCTGCACGGCACCGCCGACCCGTACGTACTCGATGATCCGGTCCGCCGGACCCAGCGTTACGCCCCGCAGACCCGCTTCGTATCCGTCCCCGGCGCAGGGCATTTCGCGCACGAGGAGCAGCCGTCGACCGTCACCTCGGAGCTGTCGACGTTTCTGCACCAGCTACCCGGCTGA
- a CDS encoding phage holin family protein: protein MSNGDRKNGPVPATVTSIPLVDPHAPKADPSIGDLVKEATAQMSTLVRAEVELARAEITADVKKGLTGSVLFIAALVVLFYSTFFFFFFLGSLLELWLPSWASYLIVFALMVLTTGALAFLGFLKVRKIRGPRDTIATVKEAKVALTPGHDKPSSQITARTASSDTSGW from the coding sequence GTGAGCAATGGCGATCGCAAGAATGGCCCCGTTCCAGCCACGGTGACCTCGATCCCGCTGGTGGATCCGCATGCGCCCAAGGCCGATCCGTCGATCGGCGATCTGGTCAAGGAAGCCACCGCGCAGATGTCGACGCTGGTGCGGGCCGAGGTCGAGCTCGCGCGCGCCGAGATCACCGCCGATGTGAAGAAGGGCCTGACCGGCAGCGTCCTGTTCATCGCCGCCCTGGTCGTGCTCTTCTACTCGACGTTCTTTTTCTTCTTCTTCCTCGGCTCGCTGCTGGAGCTGTGGCTGCCGAGCTGGGCGTCGTACCTCATCGTCTTCGCGCTCATGGTGCTGACGACGGGCGCGCTCGCGTTCCTGGGCTTCCTCAAGGTCCGCAAGATCCGCGGCCCGCGGGACACCATCGCCACGGTCAAGGAGGCCAAGGTGGCGCTGACGCCGGGGCACGACAAGCCGTCGAGTCAGATCACCGCCCGCACGGCTTCTAGCGACACCTCAGGCTGGTAG
- a CDS encoding MBL fold metallo-hydrolase: protein MTHPAYGVLRPVTEAASVLLCDNPGIMTLDGTNTWVLRGRGSDEMVVVDPGPDDDAHLERIAALGKIPLVLISHKHDDHTGGIDKLVGMTGAVVRSVGSGFLRGLGGPLTDGEVIDAAGLRIAVMATPGHTADSLSFVVDDAVLTADTVLGRGTTVIDNEDGSLRDYLESLRRLQGLGQRTVLPGHGPDLADLSQVTAMYLAHREERLDQVRGALKVLGEEASARQVVEHVYTDVDQKLWDAAEKSVQAQLDYLRTA from the coding sequence ATGACGCATCCCGCGTATGGCGTGCTGCGGCCGGTCACGGAGGCCGCCTCGGTACTGCTGTGCGACAACCCGGGGATCATGACGCTCGACGGCACCAACACCTGGGTGCTGCGCGGGCGCGGTAGTGACGAGATGGTCGTCGTCGACCCGGGACCTGACGACGATGCGCACCTCGAGCGCATCGCGGCACTCGGCAAGATCCCGCTGGTGCTGATCAGTCACAAGCACGACGACCACACCGGCGGCATCGACAAGCTGGTCGGCATGACGGGTGCGGTGGTGCGCTCGGTCGGCAGCGGGTTCCTGCGGGGACTCGGCGGGCCGCTCACCGATGGCGAGGTGATCGACGCCGCGGGCCTGCGGATCGCCGTCATGGCGACACCGGGGCATACCGCGGATTCACTGTCGTTCGTCGTCGACGATGCCGTGCTGACCGCGGACACCGTGCTGGGCCGCGGCACCACCGTCATCGACAACGAGGACGGCAGCCTGCGCGACTACCTGGAATCGCTGCGGCGGCTGCAGGGCCTCGGACAGCGGACCGTCCTGCCCGGTCATGGTCCCGATCTGGCCGACCTGTCGCAGGTGACGGCCATGTACCTCGCGCACCGCGAGGAACGGCTGGACCAGGTGCGCGGTGCCCTGAAAGTGCTCGGCGAAGAGGCGTCGGCACGGCAGGTCGTCGAACACGTCTACACCGACGTCGACCAGAAGCTGTGGGACGCCGCCGAGAAATCGGTGCAGGCCCAGTTGGACTACCTGCGGACTGCTTGA
- a CDS encoding NUDIX hydrolase, translating into MNVLNPQAAPAWLRPLVDNAADLPQAYRRRVPKSVLAAITAAGATATLTGTKRDAAVLVLFSGAPDAPAGALPPDADLLVTVRASTLRHHAGQAAFPGGASDPGDDGPIGTALREATEETGIDASRLHVLTTLDRMFIPPSGFHVVPVLAYSPDPGHVLAVDPAETAIVARVPVRAFVNPENRLMVYRKENTRQFAGPAFLLNQMLVWGFTAQVISAMLDVAGWAKPWNTDVVEELDAAMALLGESSGYRVDQP; encoded by the coding sequence GTGAACGTGCTGAACCCACAGGCCGCCCCGGCCTGGCTGCGGCCCCTCGTCGACAACGCCGCGGACCTGCCGCAGGCCTACCGGCGCCGGGTGCCGAAGAGCGTTCTGGCGGCCATCACCGCCGCCGGCGCCACCGCGACATTGACCGGCACCAAGCGCGACGCCGCCGTCCTGGTGTTGTTCTCGGGCGCGCCCGACGCCCCCGCCGGTGCCCTGCCGCCCGACGCCGACCTGCTGGTCACCGTCCGCGCATCGACGCTGCGCCACCACGCCGGGCAGGCGGCGTTCCCCGGCGGCGCGTCCGATCCCGGGGACGACGGTCCCATCGGCACCGCGCTGCGCGAGGCGACCGAGGAGACCGGGATCGACGCCTCGCGGCTGCACGTGCTGACGACGCTCGACCGAATGTTCATCCCGCCCTCGGGTTTTCACGTCGTTCCGGTGCTCGCGTACTCGCCCGACCCGGGCCACGTCCTCGCCGTCGACCCGGCCGAGACCGCGATCGTCGCGCGGGTTCCCGTGCGCGCCTTCGTCAATCCCGAGAACCGGTTGATGGTGTACCGCAAAGAGAACACGCGGCAGTTCGCCGGCCCGGCATTTCTGCTCAACCAGATGCTGGTGTGGGGGTTCACCGCTCAGGTGATCTCCGCGATGCTCGACGTCGCAGGCTGGGCCAAGCCGTGGAACACCGACGTCGTCGAGGAACTGGACGCGGCAATGGCGCTGCTGGGCGAGTCCAGCGGCTACCGTGTGGATCAACCATGA
- a CDS encoding DUF4177 domain-containing protein, producing the protein MSEPTRWEYATVPLLIHATKQILDQWGQDGWELVSVLANPSGEQHVAYLKRPK; encoded by the coding sequence ATGAGCGAACCGACCCGGTGGGAGTACGCCACCGTCCCGTTGCTGATCCACGCCACCAAGCAGATCCTGGACCAGTGGGGCCAGGACGGGTGGGAGCTGGTGTCGGTGCTGGCCAACCCGAGCGGTGAGCAGCACGTCGCATACCTGAAGCGGCCGAAGTGA
- the marP gene encoding acid resistance serine protease MarP, translated as MTPSQWLDLAVLSVAFVAAVSGWRSGALGSLLSFLGVVLGAVAGVLLAPHVVAHVDGARSKLFIALFLILGLVVVGEIAGVVLGRAVRGAMRNEVVRGFDSVVGMALQLVAVLVAAWLLATPLTSSDQPNLAAAVNGSRVLSEVNDLAPAWLKRVPTRLSALLNTSGLPSVLQPFGRTPIVSVSAPDPALVGDPAVAAAKGSVVKIRGVAQSCQKVLEGTGFVVAPGRVMSNAHVVAGSNSVTVQVDDKSYDAKVVSYDPEADISILDAPDLPAAPLKFDMQEAATGTGAVVMGYPGGGEFAATPARIREVIKLNGPDIYHSTTVTREVYTIRGNVRQGNSGGPLIDGSGKVLGVVFGAAVDDADTGFVLTADEVAKQMAKVDNQDAVPTGKCISAG; from the coding sequence ATGACACCTTCACAATGGCTGGATCTGGCCGTTCTGTCCGTCGCCTTCGTCGCCGCCGTCTCGGGCTGGCGGTCCGGGGCGCTGGGCTCCCTGCTGTCTTTTCTCGGTGTGGTGCTCGGCGCGGTGGCCGGTGTGCTGCTGGCGCCGCATGTGGTGGCGCACGTCGACGGCGCCCGCAGCAAGCTCTTCATCGCCTTGTTCCTGATCCTGGGCCTGGTCGTGGTCGGCGAGATCGCCGGTGTGGTGCTGGGCCGCGCCGTCCGCGGCGCCATGCGCAACGAGGTGGTGCGCGGATTCGACTCGGTCGTCGGCATGGCCCTGCAACTGGTCGCGGTCCTGGTTGCCGCCTGGCTGCTGGCCACCCCGCTGACGTCGTCCGACCAGCCGAACCTGGCTGCCGCGGTGAACGGCTCGCGCGTGCTGTCCGAGGTCAACGACCTCGCGCCGGCCTGGCTCAAGCGCGTGCCCACGCGGCTCTCGGCGCTGTTGAACACGTCGGGCCTGCCGTCGGTGCTGCAGCCGTTCGGCCGCACGCCGATCGTCAGCGTCTCGGCGCCCGACCCGGCGCTCGTCGGCGACCCGGCGGTGGCCGCGGCCAAGGGCAGCGTCGTGAAGATCCGCGGCGTCGCGCAGAGCTGCCAGAAGGTGCTCGAGGGCACCGGCTTCGTGGTGGCGCCCGGCCGGGTGATGTCCAACGCCCACGTGGTGGCCGGCTCCAACAGCGTCACCGTCCAGGTCGACGACAAGAGCTACGACGCCAAGGTCGTGTCGTACGACCCCGAGGCCGACATCTCGATTCTCGACGCGCCCGACCTGCCCGCGGCACCCCTGAAGTTCGACATGCAGGAAGCCGCGACCGGGACCGGCGCCGTGGTGATGGGCTATCCGGGCGGCGGTGAGTTCGCCGCGACCCCGGCGCGCATCCGCGAGGTCATCAAGCTCAACGGCCCGGACATCTACCACTCCACGACCGTCACTCGCGAGGTCTACACCATCAGAGGCAATGTCCGCCAAGGCAATTCGGGCGGGCCGCTGATCGACGGCAGTGGGAAGGTGCTCGGAGTCGTGTTCGGCGCCGCGGTCGACGACGCCGACACGGGCTTCGTCCTCACCGCCGACGAGGTGGCCAAGCAGATGGCCAAGGTCGACAACCAGGACGCGGTGCCGACCGGGAAGTGCATCTCAGCCGGGTAG
- the crp gene encoding cAMP-activated global transcriptional regulator CRP, which produces MDEILARAGIFQGVEPTAVSALTKQLQPVDFPRGHTVFAEGEPGDRLYIIISGKVKIGRRSPDGRENLLTIMGPSDMFGELSIFDPGPRTSSAITITEVRAVSMDREALRAWIADRPEIAEQLLRVLARRLRRTNNNLADLIFTDVPGRVAKQLLQLAQRFGTQEGGALRVTHDLTQEEIAQLVGASRETVNKALADFAHRGWIRLEGKSVLISDSERLARRAR; this is translated from the coding sequence GTGGACGAGATCCTGGCGAGGGCCGGAATCTTCCAGGGTGTCGAGCCCACCGCGGTATCCGCACTGACCAAACAGCTGCAGCCTGTCGACTTTCCTCGCGGACACACCGTGTTCGCCGAAGGCGAGCCCGGCGACCGCCTCTACATCATCATCTCCGGCAAGGTGAAGATCGGCCGCCGGTCGCCGGACGGCCGGGAGAACCTGCTGACGATCATGGGTCCGTCGGACATGTTCGGTGAGCTGTCGATCTTCGACCCGGGTCCCCGGACGTCGAGCGCCATCACCATCACCGAGGTGCGCGCCGTCTCGATGGACCGTGAAGCGCTGCGGGCGTGGATCGCGGACCGTCCGGAGATCGCCGAGCAGCTGCTGCGCGTGCTCGCCCGCCGGTTGCGCCGCACCAACAACAACCTGGCCGACCTGATCTTCACCGACGTGCCCGGTCGCGTGGCCAAGCAGCTGCTGCAGCTGGCCCAGCGCTTCGGCACACAGGAGGGCGGCGCCCTGCGCGTCACCCACGACCTGACGCAAGAAGAGATCGCCCAGCTGGTCGGCGCCTCCCGCGAAACCGTGAACAAGGCACTCGCCGACTTCGCGCACCGCGGCTGGATCCGGCTCGAAGGCAAGAGCGTGCTGATCTCCGACTCGGAGCGGCTGGCCCGCCGAGCGCGGTAG
- a CDS encoding TlpA family protein disulfide reductase: MSRSARWTVVVLAVFVVLGVALWRQLGDDRTASGPAGQQTVARAHRDADTPAALAGPRAKAALPPCPAPQGGPGPQALQGITVDCAADGTPVDVAKAVAGRAVVLNLWAYWCGPCADELPALAEYQRRVGSKVTVLTVHQDENETAGLLRLADLGVKLPMLQDGRRLIAAALRVPNVMPATVLLRPDGSVAQVLPRPFTSADEIASAVNAQLGVSG, translated from the coding sequence GTGAGTCGGTCTGCCCGTTGGACCGTGGTGGTGCTGGCCGTGTTCGTCGTTCTCGGTGTGGCGCTGTGGCGGCAACTCGGTGACGACCGGACCGCGTCCGGGCCGGCGGGCCAGCAGACTGTCGCGCGCGCACATCGCGACGCCGACACCCCGGCGGCGCTGGCCGGACCCCGGGCCAAGGCGGCCCTGCCGCCCTGTCCGGCGCCGCAGGGCGGGCCCGGACCGCAAGCGCTGCAGGGCATCACGGTCGACTGTGCGGCCGACGGGACGCCCGTCGACGTCGCCAAGGCCGTCGCCGGCCGCGCCGTGGTGCTGAACTTGTGGGCCTACTGGTGCGGCCCGTGCGCCGACGAACTGCCCGCACTGGCCGAGTACCAGCGCCGGGTGGGCTCGAAGGTGACGGTGCTGACGGTGCATCAGGACGAGAACGAGACCGCCGGGCTGCTGCGGCTGGCCGACCTGGGCGTCAAGCTGCCGATGCTGCAGGACGGCCGGCGGCTGATCGCGGCCGCGCTGCGCGTCCCCAATGTCATGCCTGCGACCGTGCTGCTGCGCCCTGACGGTAGCGTTGCGCAGGTCCTGCCCCGGCCGTTCACCAGTGCCGACGAGATCGCCAGTGCAGTGAACGCACAGTTAGGAGTGTCGGGGTGA
- the nth gene encoding endonuclease III has protein sequence MSQGDHETTPVKVSLPTSLSTLTGVPARRSTAKYDRETHLGLVRRARRMNRELAQAFPHVYCELDFTNPLELAVATILSAQCTDKRVNLTTPALFAKYPTALDYAQANRTELEELIRPTGFYRNKATSIIGLGQELVTRFDGEVPDTLDELVTLPGVGRKTANVILGNAFDIPGITVDTHFGRLVRRWRWTAEEDPVKVEHAVGELIPRKEWTLLSHRVIFHGRRVCHSRTPACGVCVLARDCPSYGLGPTDLAAAAALVKGPETEHLLALAGITE, from the coding sequence ATGTCTCAGGGTGATCACGAAACGACGCCGGTCAAAGTATCCTTACCGACTTCTCTCAGTACGCTTACCGGCGTGCCTGCGCGACGATCCACCGCAAAATACGACCGCGAAACCCACCTGGGTCTGGTGCGTCGCGCTCGGAGAATGAATCGTGAACTGGCGCAAGCGTTCCCGCACGTCTACTGCGAGCTGGATTTCACCAATCCGCTGGAGCTTGCGGTGGCCACGATCCTGTCGGCGCAGTGCACGGACAAGAGGGTGAACCTCACCACGCCGGCGCTGTTCGCCAAATACCCGACGGCGCTGGACTATGCGCAGGCCAACCGGACCGAACTCGAGGAGCTGATCCGGCCCACCGGCTTCTACCGCAACAAGGCGACGTCGATCATCGGGCTGGGCCAGGAACTGGTCACCCGTTTCGACGGCGAGGTGCCCGACACCCTCGACGAGCTGGTCACGCTGCCCGGTGTGGGACGCAAGACCGCCAACGTCATCCTCGGCAACGCCTTCGACATCCCGGGCATCACGGTCGACACGCACTTCGGCCGGCTGGTGCGACGTTGGCGCTGGACCGCCGAAGAGGACCCGGTCAAGGTGGAACACGCCGTCGGCGAGCTGATCCCGCGCAAGGAATGGACCCTGCTGTCGCACCGCGTCATCTTCCACGGGCGCCGGGTTTGCCATTCCCGGACCCCGGCCTGCGGCGTGTGTGTGCTGGCCCGCGACTGCCCGTCGTACGGACTTGGGCCGACGGACCTGGCGGCCGCCGCGGCGCTGGTGAAGGGACCCGAGACCGAACACCTGCTGGCCCTGGCCGGGATCACCGAGTGA
- a CDS encoding S1 family peptidase, with the protein MCGTAVALLATSAGVPAHADAPVPLGGGSGIVVDGDTFCTLTTIGHDNRGKLVGFTSAHCGGPGHEVSAEGAENRGTLGVMVAGSQPLDYAVIEFDPAKVQPLNTVNGFQIDGIGPDPAFGQVACKLGRTTGYTCGVTWGPGQDPGTIVDQVCGQPGDSGAPVTVNNKLVGMIHGAFSDDLPTCVVKYVPLHTPAVTVSINAVIADLDAKSRPGAGYVPIA; encoded by the coding sequence ATGTGTGGGACGGCCGTTGCTCTGCTCGCCACGTCGGCCGGGGTGCCGGCCCACGCGGACGCACCGGTGCCGCTGGGCGGTGGTTCCGGCATCGTCGTGGACGGTGACACCTTCTGCACCCTGACCACGATCGGTCATGACAACCGCGGCAAGCTGGTCGGCTTCACGTCGGCGCACTGCGGCGGTCCCGGCCACGAGGTGTCGGCCGAGGGCGCCGAGAACCGCGGCACGCTGGGCGTCATGGTGGCCGGCAGTCAGCCGCTGGACTACGCCGTCATCGAGTTCGACCCGGCCAAGGTGCAGCCCCTCAACACTGTCAACGGATTCCAGATCGACGGCATCGGCCCGGACCCGGCCTTCGGCCAGGTGGCGTGCAAGCTGGGCCGCACCACCGGCTACACCTGCGGCGTCACGTGGGGCCCCGGACAGGACCCGGGCACCATCGTCGACCAGGTGTGTGGCCAACCCGGTGACTCGGGTGCGCCCGTCACGGTGAACAACAAGCTGGTCGGCATGATCCACGGCGCGTTCAGCGACGACCTGCCGACGTGCGTCGTCAAGTACGTGCCGCTGCACACCCCGGCCGTGACGGTGTCGATCAACGCGGTGATCGCCGATCTGGACGCCAAGAGCCGGCCCGGCGCCGGTTACGTGCCGATCGCCTGA